ATACTTTTTAAAAGAATAAGTGAGATAAAGGCAAAACTCTGTTTTTTGGAAATTGGTAAAGAATATCTTGCTGATTTTATAATAGAAATGAAAAAACTCTATAAATATGTAACATTTTATAATAGTACTTACTATAATAATAGTAAAAATTTATGTTATATAGTTCAAGGAAGTGAAAAAAGACTAAATCTAAAATTAGATGGTATGGATGAAGAAAAAATAATAGAATTTATTTGTAAAAACCTCCAATACGAATGTATAGGTGACCTATGTATGGGAAGGGGTCTTGTTGGTTTTAATTCTTACCTTAATAATAAAAATTTTGTAGGAATTGAGTTAAATCATAAAAGACTATCTGTCCTTCTGGAAAATATTTCCAAAAGAAAATATAGCTAATTAGCCAAAATTAAAAGCTGTAATTTCAAGTTAAAATTACAGCTTTTTAGTTTTTTATTTCTTATTTTCTTTACTATATATTTTAAATAATTCCAAAAGTATTACACTATTTGACATATCTTGTTTTTTCTTCAATTTTTTTAATTTTTTATTTATATATTTAAAATCCTCTTCGATAAAACGACAGCCAAATAATCTGTAAGTTTTTTCTACTTCTTTATCAACTTTTTTCATAGTATCACTCTTACTTTATTGCTTCAAATATACTGATTATTTCTTCCTGCTTCCTCATATCTGCCTCAAGTTCCTTTTTAGCCTCACCATATTTTTTTGCTAATTCCTGATATTGTCCTTTATAAAACTTATTATCTTTTACACTTAATATTCTTTTTTCTTTCTCTGATATCTCTGCATACATTTTTCTTTGAGCTTCTAATGTTTTTTCTGCCTCTTCTGCCTCAGCTTTTCTTTGATTGTACATTGCTCTTTCCTCTGCTTCTAATTGTTGAAGATTAAGTTCAAGCTGTTCCAATGTAGACATTACATCTGTTGCTGAATATGATACTGCTGATACTGCCAGAAGACACCCTATTATTATTTTTTTCATCTTATCCCCCTTTTAGTTTTTCTTTATTTATTTTCCTCTTCTTTTTTCGCTGATTCTTCTACTTTTATATACTCTTTTAATACATCGTTTATCTTGTACTTCTCAACTATTTCATTTATTACCTTTACTTTTTCTTCTCCAAGTTTTTGATTAAATAGCGCCTGTTGAAGTTGTGGATATACTTCCACTGTATTTTTATCCTTTAATAGTTCTGCATTGTTTTTGTATACTTCTAATAATTCATAGTCATGTATTTGAACTGTTTTTTGAGCTATTGAATTAAGATAAAATTCTATCTCCATATTAAGTTTCATTTCTTCAAGATACTTTTTTTCCTCTTCTGTATATTCTTTTTTTCCCATTTCTTCAAGGATAGCTTTTCTCACTAAAAGTTGTGCAATTGCATCTTTATTTTCCCCTAAAGTTTCTAATTCCTTTTTTGTTAATTTTATCATTCTTTTCCTCCAAAATAGTATTTTTTCCCTTTTTTTCAATGTTATTTCCATATTTTTTAAAAAGATTTAAAATTATCTTACCATTTGATCCATATTCTTCTTTTAAATCCTTTAAGCTTTCTTGGATTAGTAAGTATTCCTTCTCAGTGAACCGACACCCAAGAGTGCAGTAATTTTTTACTCCACTTCCTAAAGGGCGGCCTCTTTTTCTTTTTTCTGTCATATTTTGACCTCCTTTAGTAATATTAGACTGCCTTTATTCAAAGGCAGTCCAATACTTTAATTATTGATTAGAATTTATAATTAAATCTTACACCATATTTAATTGATGAATCGTTTTTATGTGATTCATCTGCTGCTTCCACTTCAAATGTTACTCCCATATGGTTGGCTTTTTCCACTGTAAGTCCAATTTTTCCTGACAGCTTTCCTTCTCTCTCTTCTGGAGTGATTAAACTATAATATCCTTCTCTTCCATTTTTAAGCTTTGCTTTATTTCCATCATAATTATCTCCGAATTCGTATGCATATTTTACATCTGCTGTTACTTTTACAGATATATCATTTCCTGCATAGATTCTTTGTGATGCTTTTACTCCTGCTGCTGCCTGTGCGCTTAAGTAATCATTATCTTTAATTTGTACTTCAAGTCCACCTTTGCTTCCAGCATGTTCTTTAAAGTCATCTACTTTTCCATATTCTAAATCTAAATCAGCATATACATCTAACTGTCTAGATAAATCTGTATAGATAACTTTTGTAAGTCTGTTGTCAAATGCTACAGAGTAAGTATTATACTCTCCTTTGTTTTCATAAGTTTTATTCAATTCAAGTTTTCTCTTAGCAATATGTCTGTTGTATCCTAGTTCTATTCTTGATAACCATGATACTTTATGCTCATCACTTAAATTTTTAACTCTATGAGCTCCTACTCTCAATGAATATACATCTTCTTTTGATCCACCATCATCAAAGTCAAATTTAGATCCAGCAAATCCCACTGTATATCCATATTTGCTTCCATATTCTGTTCCCTCTTTTTCTTTCATATATAGAAGTCCCATTACCTTGTAATCATAGTCGTCTATTCCTAAAGTAGAATCCTTATAGTTTCCATCAGTATAGATAACACTGTATTTACTGCTGTCTTTAGTCAGGTTGTATGATGATTCAAGTTCATAGAAAGAATTATCAAATGCCTGATTAATATCCTGCATTCTTCCTTGAATAGTTGCATAAATATCTCCTCTAGTTTCAGCTAATTTCTTTGAAGCTTCTCTTTCAAATTCATCTCCATGGAAATTCCCTAGATATTTATTCAATTCTTTTAATATTTGAGCATCTCTTCCTTGTCCATTAGTATCATCAATCAGATTATCCAATCCTTTATATAGCGCATCAAATTGTTCACCTAAAGTCAATCCTGCATAATCTTTTACTACTAATACTAGTTTTCCATCATCTGTTATTTTTCCTACAAACATAGGTGATGTTATAGGAGTAAGTTTAGTTCCTGTAATTGTTCCCATTGCTGTATTTACAAATCCTTCTATTTCATATGTACGACCATTTCCTGTAGCTGCAAAGTTTGGTAATATATTTACTTCTCCACTTACACTATGTGCATTAAATAGAGGTGTTCCAGTTGTTACATCTACATATGCTCCATCTACTACTATATTTCCTGCTGTAGAAAGAGTTCCTCCAATAGAAGTATAGTTCCCATTAATTTTAATAGTTCCATCTGGTTTTATCTCTATAGCTCCTACCTGAGCAGTAGCTAATCCACCTGATCCTACTGCCGCTCCACCATTTACTATTATATGTCCAGCATTTACTGTACTTCCTATTCCTTCTATTCCCACTCCGTTATTTACTACAATAGTTCCATTATTTTCAAATGTTGTTCCTACTCCTACAAGCATTCCAGCACCTTGATTTACTGTAATAATTCCATTATTAACAATCTTAGCTCCTGCTCCATGTGATGCCATACCTACTGTTACTGCTCCACATGATGCAAGTGTTCCTCCTAAATTAATATTAGCTCCTACAGCATTTACAGCTACTGCTCCATCTCTTACAAGAATTCCTACTCCACCATTATCTACATTGATAGTTCCTGTATTTGTAAAGCTTGTTCCAGCTCCTTCTCCATATACTCCTACTGAATGATCATGATTTACAGTTATTGTTCCAGAACTTGTTGCTATTGTTCCACCAGAAATATACATACCTACTGAGTTAAGATGATTTTGAGTATTATTATGATCACCATTTACATTTGTACTTCCTACAGTTATATTTCCTGCATTATTTACTGTATTAGCTCCATTAGAGAATATTCCTACTGATGATGTTCCTAGTGTCATATCAGCATTGTTGTTGATTATCGCTGATTGTCCTGCTGTTTGTTTTAAATAGATTCCATATCCACTGTTTCCTACTGACCAGTTTCCTACTGATGTAGTTATAGTTCCTGTTCCATCTACCTTATAGATTCCTACTGAAGCTGTATCATTTATTCCAGTTCCCTTATCATCTATTGTTATAGCTCCTGTATATGTCACATTTCCATTACCTTCACTTGCAATACCAACACTTGTATTTGCACCAATTCTCATGTTTCCTGTTACTACTGAATTCATTCCTTTGGCGTATACTCCTATTGCATTACCTGTTCCTACTGTAATGTTTGACATGTTAGCAGTTATTGTTCCTCCAGTTCCTTCTCCATAGATTCCAACTCCTTCTGTTCCAACAGCCATTGTTTCTGTTCCAGTTCCTTGAGTAATTACACTTCCAGGTGCCATTCCTTTTCCAAAAACACCTATACTGTAGTTTCCTGCTGAAAGATTTCCATTTCCTGTGTATGACCCTCCATTTATTGAAACTCCTATTGATGATGTTGTTTTATTTACACATGTTGAAGAATCTGCAACTATTACGTTACCATTTACAGTAATTATACTGTTTTCTCCATATACACCAATATTATTATCTCCTCCACTTATATTTACTGTTCCTGCTACTGTAAGGTTAGAGTTTCCTTTTGCCATTACTCCTACTTGATTGGCTGTTCCAGAACCACCAATAGAAATTCCTCCTGCTGTAGTCCCTGTTGAATTATTTAATACCATACCAATAGTATAGCTTCCTGTTTGTGTTATTACAGGTGCAGTTCCTATAGAAGATACTCCATCATAGTAAACTCCTATAGAGTAATATTCAGAGGATGTTCCTGTCTGTACATCTATTGTTGTTGTTCCAAATGCTGGTGCTGCATTCTTTACATATGCTCCTATTCCACCATTTTGAACTGTTATTGTTGAAGCTCCCATAGCATTGATGGTTCCACCATCTGCTACTATTCCTATTTGATTGTTTGCTGTAATATTTCCACTGAAATTTAATGTAGCATCTTTAGAATACATATATATTCCTTGTGTACCAACTGTAATATTAGCAGTATTTGGAACTGTTACTGTTGTTCCTGCTCCTTGAGCATATACTCCTATACCACCTTTTCCAGTAGTAATTGCTGTTGTTCCTGCTAAAGTTACACTAGAACCAGCATTTGCTACTACTCCTATTGCACTCTTAGAAGTACTTGACTCTCCAACTATAATAGTTCCATCTATTGTAGAAGTTGTTCCTGAAGTTGCCATTACTCCTACACTTTCATTTCCTAAGTTAACAGTTCCTGCATTTATATTTGATGTTACACCTTCAAGAACTACCCCTGTATTTCTTGAACCTGTTGAAGTTATATTATTTGCAGTAAGTCCACTTGTTGCTCCTTTAATATATACTCCTATTCCATCAGTTCCTGTCATATTCATATTATTATTTTGTACTGATGTCATAACTCCATTGTGGCTTGAGTATATTCCTATTCCTCTATCTCCTACATTAATAGTTCCTGTGTTTACTATATCTGCTACATCTGTATAAATTCCTATTGATGGTGTGTTTGTACTTGATATTCCAGATATATTGATTGTTCCTGTATTATTTATTGTTACTGGAAATCCAGGATTTGTTGCTCCTTTTACTGCTGCCAGTCCTATTCCTCCTGATACAGCTGTAATAGTTCCTCCATTATTTGTTATACTTTGAGGTCCTCCCATTGTTCCATCATATGTTCCAAGCATTCCAGTAGCACCTTCTCCTATATTCAGATTTCCTGTAGAATTAAGGCTTCCATTTGAAGTAGCTGCAAGTGATCCTGAGCCTGTTACAGTTATGTTGTTTCCAAGATTAAGTGTTCCTCCATTATTGTATACTCCTATTCCTCCACCAGCTAAAAAATTAAATGTTAAGCTTCCTGCTGTTCCAAGGTTGGCAGTTCCCCCAGCTACATATACTCCTGTTCCTCCATTGATATTCATAGTTGATGTTCCTGTAGCTAAAGTAGTTCCTGTAGGAACATATATTCCTATTCCACCTTCAGTAGTTACATTTCCATTATGGTTAAGAGTCATTCCAGCTCCACCAAGGTATACTCCTACTCCATTTTTAGCGTTTACACTCACATTATTCATAGTATATGTGCCAGTTATTCCAGCATCAAACAATATTCCTACTGATGTTTTTGTACTATTTGTACCTGTTGTTATATTAGCTCCATTAAATGATACACTATTATCAAGAACATATACTCCAACCGAATCTTGTCCTGTTGTTATATTTCCTGATATTACAGAGTTAGTTTTTGCTGCAACTCCTACTGCTTCTGTTCCTACAACATTTACTGCAAAATCTATCTTAGCATTTTCTCCAAATACTCCAACTCCCCCTGAAGCTATATTCAAAGTTCCTGCTGTTATTTTATTAGTATCTGTATTTTTTAGATAGATTCCAACTGCATTTGAAGTAATAGTTCCTCCAGTTCCATCAAAACTATTTCCTGAACCATCTATATACACTCCAGTTCCTGTTCCAGTAGCAGTTATACTTCCTGTATTTCTTCCAGAACTTGCACCTGCTCCTGCTATATACATTCCAAGATTATTACCAGCAGTGATTACATTTGTATTTTCTACAACAGCTGTTTTTCCTGCTTTTGCTTCAGATGCCATTCCTACCATTGAACCTGCTGTTCCATTTAATGTGATAGTTCCAGAATTAATACCTTTTCCTTCTTCTGTATATATTCCAATTCCATCACTTGTATCATTTAAGGTAATAGTTCCATTTGAAGTCAGCTGTGAACCTCCTCCAACATATGAAGCTATACTATCACTTTGCCCTACTGCTGATGTAATATTGGAATTATTTACTAAAGTTATTCCATCTGCTGCATATATTCCTATACTTTCACTTCCAATAAGAGAAATAACTGAGTTATTTGTTACAGTTCCTGATGCAGTTCCTTTACTGTAATAAACCCCTATATTTTTAGTTCCAGCAACTGTATTATTTACAGTTATTGTTCCTCCTGTTGCAGAAGCTCCATCTGTAAGATACATTCCTGTTCCTCTTCCAGAATTAGTATTAAGAACAAGTCCTCCTGCTCCTATAGTTACAGCTCCTCCACTTCCATATACTCCTACTGCTCCTGCTGTAGCTGTTCCTGTAGCAGCTACTGTTCCTGATATAGTTGATGTTCCATCAATAAATATACCAGTTGTTCTCTCTCCAGTAGCAGTTACATCAACATTTAAAGTATTATTTCCCTTAGAATATATACCTACTGCTTCATTTGTAACATTAAGCTTCCCTGTTCCATTAAATGTACTTCCAGTACTAACATTTTCAAGATAAATCCCAACAGTTTTATTTCCAGGTGTTGTTGGTGTTCCCACTCCATCTATTGTTACAGTTTTACCTGAGTCTATTCCTACTGTTGCATCTTTCCCATATACAAAGATATTTTTATTTTCATTTGTACTTGTAAGAGTCAGGTTATCTTTAAAGTTTACAGATGAATTTTCAGCGAAAACTCCTACACTTGATTTTCCACCAAACACTATTTTATTTCCAGTATTAAGTTCAGTTACAGCACCTGCTTTAACATATATTCCTGTAGTTCCATCTACATTAAGATTGATTGTACCTTGATTTATTGCTTTAGCCCCTGATCCTTCTGCATACATTCCTATTTGTGAAGCATCATTTACATTAATTATTCCTGTTGTAGTATCATTAAGGATATTAGCTGTTTTAGTATACATTCCAACAGCTCCTGTCTTCCCTGTTCCTAAAGTTATAGTTCCTGTATTAGTTCCTGTATTAGTACTACTTCCTTTAATATATATTCCTACTCCAGAAGTTCCTATACTTAATGCTCCTGATGATGAAACATTCATATCTTCTGTATATATAGCAGTTCCTTTATCTAAAGCTAAAGCATTTACAGCTACACCAATATTTTTAGTTTCTCCACCAGTTCCTTTATAGTAGATAGCAGTTTTTCCAAGTGTTCCAGTATTATTTGATGTTACTGTTACAGTAGTTGCAGTAAGGTCTGATGTTCCATCAAGCATTACTCCAACACCATCTGCTCCAAGATCAAGAGTACCAAGACTTGTAACCTCAGTTCCATTTTTAGCATAAATAGCTACTCCACCATCTCCTACAGATACTTTTCCAAGATTTGAAATAGTCGCTTTATCCCCATAAATACCAATAGCAGCATTAGAGCCACTAGAATGTCCAACTTTTATTTCTCCAGTTGCTGTATTTGTTACAAGAACATCCCCTTTTGCTCCAGTTGAATTGTTATTGTATGCATAAATACCAACACTTCCTGTTCCATCAAGAGTTATTTTATTATTGTTAGTAATATCAGCTTTTCCCTGCCCTACTGCTAATGAACCAAATTCATTAACTATTGGCACTTTAGAAGAATCTTCTCTATATGCCATTCCTAGAATACCTATAGATTGCTCTCCTCCTACTTCAATACTTCCATCATTTGATACTGTACTTCCATTTACAGCATAAATACCTACTGCTTGTGCATTCGCAGCATTACTCTCTTTTTCAACTTTTATCGAGCTAGTTCCATCTACTGTTACAACTCCATAATTTATAAAAGCTCCAATAGCTCCTGTTCCTACACCATCTCTATCAGCAACAATAGTTGAATTAACTAAGTTTATTCCTGCTTCTGTATTAGAAGTAGCCAACTTACTTGAGTTCATTTCTAATCCAACCACTTGATTGTTAAATTTAGATGCCTGAGTATTATCGAGAATTGCAGAAATAGTACTTCCTGTAGCAGTCGCTACAAGTCTTTGTCCTAAAAATCTATTATAATAGAAATTCCCATCTTCTTGTGCCTGAGTTTCTCCTAATGCACCTACTCCAGTTTTATCCAAATTTCCAATATTAATTGTTCCTCCATCAACTGCTGCTATTTTATATTTGTCAATACCACCACCTGCAACTATAAGATCTGAAAGATTTGCTCCTCCCAGAGCTGTTCCAAGAGCTCCAGTTATACTGGCTTCCAATCCAGTTGTACTCAATCCAGTTGCATTTTTTAGATTAAAGACAACAACATCATTAGATTCTACATGAATTCTTGAGTTTGCATCTAATGTTACAGGTGGTGTTCCTGCCAACATATCTACATCAAATGCTGTTGCCTTTCCTTTAAGAATCATTTTAGAATTACTTAAATTTATTTTTCCTACTCCATCTGAATAAACAGCATATCCTGAACCATCAAATTCTACTGTCCCTCCTGATAAATCTATATTAGAATTTGTTCCTATAGAGGCTGCTGCTGTTGATCCATTAGTTACTTTTATATAATTGTTTTTAGCATTAACAACTCCACCATTTGTTGCCATAACTCCAAATCCAACATATCTGTCTGCATCACTTAATTTTGATCCTGTTATAGATATATTAGCACTTCCTGGAGTTGCTGTTCTATTGATTGTAATAACAGTATTAGCTCCAGAAGCAAAAGCTGCTCCTGTATCTTTTCCATTTATAGTTGTAGGGTTAGCTCCTACTTTTGAAACTACATTTAATTCCTTTGCTGTAATTTGGGCTCCACTTTCTCCATAAACAACCACTGAAT
Above is a window of Fusobacterium varium DNA encoding:
- a CDS encoding Adhesion protein FadA; this encodes MKKIIIGCLLAVSAVSYSATDVMSTLEQLELNLQQLEAEERAMYNQRKAEAEEAEKTLEAQRKMYAEISEKEKRILSVKDNKFYKGQYQELAKKYGEAKKELEADMRKQEEIISIFEAIK